Below is a genomic region from Rhodococcus sp. WMMA185.
GACGATCCGGCTGAGGAATTCTGCCGTAGCGGTGTCGCTCGAGACGTCGGCAAGCGGGACCCGCAGATTGGCGAGCTCCTCCGCTGGGGTCCCCAACAGATCCGGCAGTATCCCAGGAGCGCAACGCAATCCGACGTACTGATCCCCCTCCCGAGCGGCGGCGAGATATGGCCGGGAATCGGGGCCGGCTACGACGACTTCACCGCTCCTCCAGATGAGGTCCATGCAACCGTCGGGCAGGACAGCGGTCTGCCCCTCGGCCGCGGTGCTGGTCCACACCACTGCGCCCGGGAACGTGGACCGCCGCTCCGCATACATGACTTCAATGCTATGTAGGCGGTGCAGACCCGGACCCGACCGGTGCCGATCCGACCTGGAAAGCACGAAGGCCACGAACCCCTGCGGGTCCGTGGCCTCGATGTCATGATTCCGGAGAATCACGCTGGTGGGCGAAGGGGGACTTGAACCCCCACGTCCCGAAGGACACTGGCACCTGAAGCCAGCGCGTCTGCCATTCCGCCACTCGCCCGAGCGACGCGAGAACATTATCACGGGATCCCTGGCAATTGCGATTCGCACAGCTCAGGACACAAAAAGGCCACGACAGTACTCGTCCGCCAGAGGACCGATATCATGCTGTTGCGCGGACGGGTGTCGTGATTGGTTGCACTGACAGTACCGTGGGGTTCACGCACGGCGGTGTCACGACACGTAAGTGTCGCAGCCTGGAGCCGTCCGATATATAAACATGTCTCCGACAAATACAACACAGCGACACCCGGCGTATGGCGCCGCGGCACTGGAAGGAGGTTCCGATCCGATGGGAATTGTTCAACGCTTCGAACGGAAGCTCCAAGGCGCCATCGGCGACGCATTTGCCCGGGTCTTCGGCGGCGGGGTTGTGCCCCACGAGGTGGAAGCCGCGTTGCAGCAGGAAGCGTCCGACCGGATTCAGCAGTTGGAGGGCGGCCATCTCCTCGCACCCAACAGCTACGTCATCACGATCAACAACTCGGACCACGAGGCCCTCGCCGCTGATGCGGAATTGACGGTCAAGGCCTTCGCTCGTCACCTCGAAGACTTCATCCGCGAGCAGGGCTGGCAGACGTACGGTCCCATCGTCGTCGCGTTCGAACCATCGTCTTCACTGCACACGGGGCAGTTCCGCGCCCGGGGTTCGGTAGATCCCGACGCAGGTCGCCCCAGTTCCACAACGTCGGGGCGACCCGAACCGCCACGTGGCCGCGTAGCGCGACCACAGGCACAATCAGTACCCGTCACGTCGAACCCAGGAGCTGGCCCCATGACGCAGAATTCAGGCTACGACCCAAGCCGCGACCCGGCGCGCAACCGCAAGCCGGACCCACAAGACGCGCGGAACGGTCACGCCCACCCAGGTCAGGACCAGCGGTACCCGCAGGGCTACCAGAACGGCTATGACCGCGGCCAATACCCGCCGGAGGGTGCGTACCCACAAGAACAGGCATATGGCCAGGCATACGACCAGGGCCCGCCTTCTCGGGGTTACGAGCAACCTGCGTATGGGCAACCCGGCTACGACCAGCAGGGCGGCTACGACCAGCAGGGCGGCTACGACCAACAGGGCGGCTACGACCAACAGGGTGGATACGACCAGCAGTCCTACGCCGACTACGACCAGCAGGGTGGATACGACCAGGGCGGCTACGCCGACTACGACCAACAAGCCCCCGCCCGTTACCCGGATGGCTCCTACGCCGACAGCGGCTACCAACAGCCGCAGAATTACGACCAGGGATATGACGGCGGCAGCTATCAACAGGGCGGCTACGACCAGCAGTCCTACGCCGACTACGACCAGCAGGGTGGCTACCAGCAGCAGGGTGGCTACCAGCAGTCCTACGCCGACTACGACCAGCAGGGTGGATACGACCAGGGCGGCTACCAGCAGCCGTATCCGGCTTCCGGCCAGACGTTCACCGCGACGTTGCAGCTCGAGGACGGTAGCGGTCGACACTTCCAGCTGAGAGAAGGCAACAACGTCATCGGACGCGGCCAGGAAGCACAATTTCGCCTCCCGGACACCGGCGTGTCACGTCGCCACATCGACATTCGCTGGGACGGTCGGGTCGCCATGCTTTCCGACCTCGGCTCCACCAACGGAACCACGGTCAACGGTGCACCCGTTCAGGACTGGCAACTCGCCGACGGAGACATCATCCGCGCAGGTCACTCAGAGATCCTCGTCCGAATCCTCTAAGACGAACCGGTGAAGCGTCCGCTCGAAACCGTTCCACGGACCTTCCCGGCCGAGACACAACTGAGACAGCTTCGATACTCGGCCGACATCACGTCGGATACTGATTCGGCCGTAACACGGTGCGGACTCCGTGTCGTTGTGGGCTGCCCGTATCCTGATCGCAGGGTACGGGTTGCCCCTATGATGCTGCCAGAAATAGAGCCGGAAACCTCGGGTGTTCCGGCCATGAATGAAGGAGGTGGACTGCGTGCAGGGTTTGATTCTGCAACTCACGCGAGCAGGCTTCCTGCTTCTGCTGTGGCTCTTCGTCTGGGCCGTCTTGCGCACATTGCGTGGCGACATCTACGCCGGCTCCGGCGTACGGGTTCCGGCTCGGTACTCCCGCAGCGGCAGCGTCTTGCCGTCTCTGGGTAGGACGAAATCCGCGAAATACCTGGTGGTCACGCAGGGAGGCCTGGCTGGCACACGCATCACATTGGGCACGCAGCCGGTCCTCATCGGCCGCGCCGACGACTCCACCCTCGTCCTCACTGACGACTACGCTTCCACCCGCCATGCTCGGCTCTCCCCACGAGGCGCCGACTGGTATGTCGAAGACCTCGGCTCGACCAACGGCACCTACCTGGATCGGGCCAAAGTCACAACATCTGTCCGCGTGCCGCTCGGTACTCCCGTACGCGTCGGCAAAACGGTAATCGAGTTGCGCCCGTGACCCTGGTACTCCGCTATGCCGCTCGCAGCGACCGCGGCCTCGTTCGATCCAACAACGAAGATTCCGTTTACGCAGGTGCTCGTCTCCTTGCACTCGCGGACGGCATGGGCGGTCATGCTGCCGGTGAAGTCGCATCACAATTGATGATCGCCGCACTGGCACATCTCGACGACGACGAACCCGGTGAAGACCTCCTGGGCAAGTTGGAGGCTGCCACCCGCGAAGGCAACGACTCCATCGCCGACCATGTCGAGGAAGATCCCGAACTCGACGGGATGGGCACCACGCTCACAGCAATCCTGTTCTCCGGCAACAAACTCGGGCTAGTCCACATCGGTGACTCGCGCGCCTACCTCTTGCGCGACGACTCCCTCACTCAAATCACCCGGGACGATACGTTCGTACAGTCCCTCGTCGACGAGGGACGGATCACGGCCGAGCAGGCGCACTCGCACCCTCAGCGCTCACTCATCATGCGTGCCCTCACGGGCAACGAGATCGAGCCGACGCTGACGGTGCGGGAGGCACGCGCCGGGGATCGTTACCTTCTGTGCTCGGACGGACTGTCCGACGTGGTCAGCGACGAGACCATCGAGAACACCATGCGCGAGAGTTCTCAGGATGAGTGCGCCGATCGGCTGATCGAACTGGCCCTCCGCAGCGGCGGGCCGGACAACGTCACGGTCGTCGTCGCCGATGTCATCGACCTCGACTACGGCGAGAGCAACCCCATCGTTGCTGGTGCCGCCTCTACAGACGACGAGGAGGACGCCCCTCCGCCGAACACTGCCGCCGGTCGTGCCGCCGCGATGCGCCCGCCGCGAGCCACCCCGAAGCGGGTGATCCCCCAGACCACGGAACCGGTGGCGAAGAAGCGCCATCGCATTTGGTGGGCCGCCTTCGCGGTCGGCCTGGTCGCGGTGATCGCCATCGCCGCCTACGTCGGACAGGCCCTGATACGCAACAACTACTACGTCGGGGCCGACAACGAACGGGTCACCGTGCTGCGCGGGGTTCCCGGCTCAGTGTTGGGTTACTCGCTGCAGGAAGCGAATCTCCTCGGCTGTGTCAGCGATACAGGCGACCTGAGGTTGATGTCGCCCAACGAGACGGCGAGCGGTTGCACGATTCTCGAGGTCGATGACCTCCGGCCCTCCGCCCGCGAGCAGGTGCGGGCCGGGCTACCCTCGGGCAACCTCGAGGACGCCCGCAACCAAATGGCGCGGCTCGCCCTGAACGATCTGCTTCCGGTCTGCGAGCCGGAATCGTCCGACCTGACCCCGACGACCCCGGCTCCCACGCCCACCCCGGAGACAACGCCTCCGCCGGCGCCAGAGGCCCCGGCCCAGGTGCCACCGGTAGCTGGGCTGGAGATCCCGGCTCCTACGCAGGAGATCCCGGCTCCTACGCAGGAGATTCCGTCGCCGCCCACTGACTCGGCAGTGCCTCCCATCGTCCAGATCCCCGGTCAGAACTGCAGGACGGCCAACTGATGTCAGTTGCCAGTCCATCACCGGGAGCGCAGTTTCCCAGTCCGCCTGGCGGGTTCGCACCTGCTCCCGACCAACCGACCCGGCGCAATACCGAGCTGCTTCTGATCGGTTTCGCGATCCTGATCACGACGATTTCGCTGGTGCTGGTCGAGGCCAGCCAGGAGCAGATCCTGGGCTGGGATCTCGCCAAGTACGCCGCCGCCTACACTGCGCTGTTCCTGATCGCGCATCTTGCAGTGCGCCGGTTCGCACCGTTCGCCGACCCACTGATCCTGCCGATCGTCGCACTACTCAACGGGCTGGGTCTGGTGCTGATCCACCGGCTCGATCTCGCCGACGAACAGTCCGCCACGTATTTCGGGCTTCCCATCCCGTCTCCGGACGCTAACCAGCAGGTTCTGTGGACCACACTGGCCATCGCGGGGTTCGTGGCCGTTCTCGTCCTCTTGAACGACTACCGCCTCCTGGCTCGCTACAGCTACACACTGGGTCTCGCCGGGCTGGTCCTCCTTGCGATCCCCGCGTTCCTGCCGGCGCGATTCTCCGAAGTCAACGGGGCAAAGATCTGGATCCGGCTCCCCGGGTTCAGCATTCAGCCCGGCGAGTTCGCGAAGATCCTGCTGATCATCTTCTTCGCTTCGATCCTCGTCGCGAAACGAGACCTGTTCACCACGGCCGGCAAGCATGTCTTCGGCATCGATCTGCCCCGAGCCCGTGACCTGGGCCCGATCATCGTCGCCTGGATGGTGTCGGTGGGCGTGCTCGTGGTGGAAAAAGAGCTCGGAACGTCGCTGTTGCTGTTCAGCACCGTGCTCGTGATGCTCTACATCGCCACCGAACGTGTCGGATGGTTACTGATCGGCGTCGGACTGCTGGCGATCGGGTTCTTCTTCGCCTATCAAATGTTCGGTCACGTCCGCGTTCGTGTCAGCACCTGGCTGGACCCGTTGGCCGACTACAACGACACCGGCTACCAGATCTCGCAGTCGCTGTTCGGCCTCGCCACCGGCGGGGTCGCCGGCACAGGACTCGGCGGCGGCAGGCCCTCCCAGGTGCCGTTCGCGAAGACCGACTTCATCGTTGCCACAATCGGCGAGGAACTCGGACTGATCGGTCTCACCGCCGTACTGATGCTCTTCTTGGTACTGGTCATCCGCGGGTTGCGCACCGCGTTGGCCGTGCGAGACAGTTTCGGCAAACTCCTCGCGGCGGGACTGTCGTTCACCATCGCCGTCCAGGTGTTCGTGGTGGTCGGCGGCGTCACCAAATTGATCCCGCTCACCGGCCTGACCACGCCGTTCATGTCGTACGGTGGGTCGTCCCTGCTCGCCAACTACCTGCTGCTCGCAATCTTGATCAAGATCTCGGACGCCGCACGTGAGCCCGCCGTTCCGAAGAAGAAGGGTCCCACGCCCATCGCCGAGGCCCAGACCGAGATGATGCCTCGCTCATGAACACACCTCTACGCCGCGTCGCCATCGCCGTCATGATGATGGTTGTTGCTCTGCTCGCCAACGCCACTTACGTCCAGGTGATCAAGGCCGACGACCTGCGAGCCGATCCGCGCAACTCCCGGGTGCTCCTCGACGAATACTCGCGTCAGCGGGGTCAGATCTCGGCGGATGGCGAGGTGCTGGCGGTGTCGGTTCCTACCACCGACCGCTACAAGTACCTACGCACCTACCCCGCCGCCCAAGGAGCGCCCTCGAGTCCGCTCGCCAACGCCCCGGTCACCGGCTTCTATTCGATGCAATACGGCAGCACCGGGCTCGAGCGGGCCGAGGACCAAGTTCTCAACGGCTCCGACGGTCGCCTGTTCGGACGGCGATTCTTCGACCTCGTGGCGGGGCGCGACCCCCGTGGCGGCAACGTCGTGACTACTCTCAATCCGGCCATGCAGCAGGTGGCCTACGACCAGTTGACGGCAAAGGGCTACACCGGTTCGGTCGTGGCTATCGACCCGAGCACCGGTCATATCCTGACGATGGTCAGTACCCCGAGCTACGACCCCAATTCACTCTCCGGCCACGACGGCACCGAGGTCACTCAGGCCTGGGAGCAGCTGAACGACGACCCGGACAAGCCCCTCATCAACCGCGCGGTGTCACAGACCTACCCGCCGGGTTCCACTTTCAAGGTCGTGGTCACTGCGGCAGCGCTCGCCGCCGGAACCACCCCCGACACCCAACTGACTGCGGCCCCCGAGATCACTCTTCCCGGCACATCGACCACCCTCGAGAACTACGCTGGCACACCCTGTGGCGACGCCCCCACCGCACCGTTGCGCGAGGCATTCGCACGGTCGTGCAACACGGCATTCGTCGAACTGGGTATCGAAACCGGGGCTGACGCCATCCGCGACCAAGCCAGCGCACTTGGCATCGGCGGACCAATGTCCGGTGTTCCGTTCCCGGTGGCAGACAGCACAATCGGGACGATCCCGGATGATGCGGCACTCGGCCAGAGCAGCATCGGCCAGCGCGACGTCGCGCTCACTCCGCTGCAGAACGCGATGATCGCGGCGACAGTCGCGAACGGGGGAGTTCGGATGCAGCCACAGCTGGTGTCGAAGCTGCAGGCCCCCGACCTGTCCGATCTCGCCATCACCAACCCTGTGTCCGAAGGCCAAGCGATGTCTCCGGAGGTGGCAGATACCCTGACCGAACTGATGATCGGTTCCGAGAACGACACCAGCGGCGAAGGCAAGATCCCCGGCGTTCAGATCGCCTCCAAAACTGGCACTGCCGAACACGGGACCGATCCACAGAACACACCGCCACATGCCTGGTACATCGGATTCGCGCCCGCCGAGAACCCGACCGTGGCAATCGCGGTCATCGTCGAAGACGGCGGAGATCGTTCACTGGCGGCGACCGGAGGCTCGGTAGCCGCGCCCATCGGTCGTGCAGTCATTGCGGCGGGACTTCAGGGGGGCTGACCATGGCACTGAACAACGGCTCTCTGATTGCCGACCGCTACCGGCTGATCCGTCTCATCGCTACCGGCGGAATGGGACAGGTCTGGGAAGCGAACGACAGTCGGCTCAATCGTCATGTCGCGGTGAAGGTACTGAAGTCCGAAATCTCTTCGGATCCAGAATTTCTCGAGCGCTTCCGCTCCGAGGCGCGTCTCACCGCACAGTTGAACCACTCCGGTATCGCCGGCGTCTACGACTACGGCGAGGTAAGCGACAGCACCGGCGAGTCCACCGCATACCTGGTGATGGAACTTGTCAACGGTGAACCGCTGAACGCAGTCCTCGCGCGGGTGGGCCGACTGACCATTCCGCACGCCCTGGACATGCTCGAGCAGACCGGACGGGCGCTGCAGGTGGCGCACGACGCCGGCGTGGTGCACCGCGACGTGAAGCCGGGCAACATCTTGATCACCCCCACCGGTCAGGTGAAGATCACGGATTTCGGCATCGCCAAGGCTGTGGAAAGCTCTCCCATCACCCGCACCGGAATGGTGATGGGCACTGCCCAGTACATCGCCCCGGAGCAGGCGCTCGGACAGGATGCGACCTCTGCCAGCGATGTCTACTCACTCGGGATCGTCGGATACGAAGCGCTGTCAGGGCATCGCCCATTTCTCGGTGACGGCGCGATCACCGTCGCGATGAAGCACGTGCAGGAGACTCCGGCGCCGCTGCCGAGCGACCTGCCGCCGAACATCCGCGAACTGATCGATATCACCATCGCGAAGGATCCGGCGGTGCGCTATTCGAGTGGCGGCGACTTCGCCGAGGCCGTCGCTGCGGTCCGGGCCGGGCGACGCCCACCACCACCCGGCAGAAAGAATGGGGCGTCCCGGGTACTGCCTCCACCGGTGGCGGGGCCCACTCAGGTGACACCGACGGCAGGGCCGTCCCAGATGACGCCGACGGCAGGGCCGACTCAGGCCGTGTACGCGGGTCAAGGCGCTGCTCAGGCAGCACCCGAAGACTCTGACGAAAAGAATGACAACGCACGGGGCGGCTTGACCAGTAG
It encodes:
- a CDS encoding FHA domain-containing protein FhaB/FipA, with amino-acid sequence MQGLILQLTRAGFLLLLWLFVWAVLRTLRGDIYAGSGVRVPARYSRSGSVLPSLGRTKSAKYLVVTQGGLAGTRITLGTQPVLIGRADDSTLVLTDDYASTRHARLSPRGADWYVEDLGSTNGTYLDRAKVTTSVRVPLGTPVRVGKTVIELRP
- a CDS encoding protein kinase domain-containing protein — its product is MALNNGSLIADRYRLIRLIATGGMGQVWEANDSRLNRHVAVKVLKSEISSDPEFLERFRSEARLTAQLNHSGIAGVYDYGEVSDSTGESTAYLVMELVNGEPLNAVLARVGRLTIPHALDMLEQTGRALQVAHDAGVVHRDVKPGNILITPTGQVKITDFGIAKAVESSPITRTGMVMGTAQYIAPEQALGQDATSASDVYSLGIVGYEALSGHRPFLGDGAITVAMKHVQETPAPLPSDLPPNIRELIDITIAKDPAVRYSSGGDFAEAVAAVRAGRRPPPPGRKNGASRVLPPPVAGPTQVTPTAGPSQMTPTAGPTQAVYAGQGAAQAAPEDSDEKNDNARGGLTSSQMAVAWGAGGLILLAAIIGVALVLFDQGGTNVPTTPSVTSPLRTITTTPPPTTTTFEQTPTTIIVPPPVVEVPPTTIEPPPVTTTTEPPPVTTTTEPPPTTTTTEPPTTTTTEPPTTTTTSEETEAPIPQGQP
- a CDS encoding peptidoglycan D,D-transpeptidase FtsI family protein, whose protein sequence is MNTPLRRVAIAVMMMVVALLANATYVQVIKADDLRADPRNSRVLLDEYSRQRGQISADGEVLAVSVPTTDRYKYLRTYPAAQGAPSSPLANAPVTGFYSMQYGSTGLERAEDQVLNGSDGRLFGRRFFDLVAGRDPRGGNVVTTLNPAMQQVAYDQLTAKGYTGSVVAIDPSTGHILTMVSTPSYDPNSLSGHDGTEVTQAWEQLNDDPDKPLINRAVSQTYPPGSTFKVVVTAAALAAGTTPDTQLTAAPEITLPGTSTTLENYAGTPCGDAPTAPLREAFARSCNTAFVELGIETGADAIRDQASALGIGGPMSGVPFPVADSTIGTIPDDAALGQSSIGQRDVALTPLQNAMIAATVANGGVRMQPQLVSKLQAPDLSDLAITNPVSEGQAMSPEVADTLTELMIGSENDTSGEGKIPGVQIASKTGTAEHGTDPQNTPPHAWYIGFAPAENPTVAIAVIVEDGGDRSLAATGGSVAAPIGRAVIAAGLQGG
- a CDS encoding DUF3662 and FHA domain-containing protein, whose product is MGIVQRFERKLQGAIGDAFARVFGGGVVPHEVEAALQQEASDRIQQLEGGHLLAPNSYVITINNSDHEALAADAELTVKAFARHLEDFIREQGWQTYGPIVVAFEPSSSLHTGQFRARGSVDPDAGRPSSTTSGRPEPPRGRVARPQAQSVPVTSNPGAGPMTQNSGYDPSRDPARNRKPDPQDARNGHAHPGQDQRYPQGYQNGYDRGQYPPEGAYPQEQAYGQAYDQGPPSRGYEQPAYGQPGYDQQGGYDQQGGYDQQGGYDQQGGYDQQSYADYDQQGGYDQGGYADYDQQAPARYPDGSYADSGYQQPQNYDQGYDGGSYQQGGYDQQSYADYDQQGGYQQQGGYQQSYADYDQQGGYDQGGYQQPYPASGQTFTATLQLEDGSGRHFQLREGNNVIGRGQEAQFRLPDTGVSRRHIDIRWDGRVAMLSDLGSTNGTTVNGAPVQDWQLADGDIIRAGHSEILVRIL
- a CDS encoding FtsW/RodA/SpoVE family cell cycle protein — encoded protein: MSVASPSPGAQFPSPPGGFAPAPDQPTRRNTELLLIGFAILITTISLVLVEASQEQILGWDLAKYAAAYTALFLIAHLAVRRFAPFADPLILPIVALLNGLGLVLIHRLDLADEQSATYFGLPIPSPDANQQVLWTTLAIAGFVAVLVLLNDYRLLARYSYTLGLAGLVLLAIPAFLPARFSEVNGAKIWIRLPGFSIQPGEFAKILLIIFFASILVAKRDLFTTAGKHVFGIDLPRARDLGPIIVAWMVSVGVLVVEKELGTSLLLFSTVLVMLYIATERVGWLLIGVGLLAIGFFFAYQMFGHVRVRVSTWLDPLADYNDTGYQISQSLFGLATGGVAGTGLGGGRPSQVPFAKTDFIVATIGEELGLIGLTAVLMLFLVLVIRGLRTALAVRDSFGKLLAAGLSFTIAVQVFVVVGGVTKLIPLTGLTTPFMSYGGSSLLANYLLLAILIKISDAAREPAVPKKKGPTPIAEAQTEMMPRS
- a CDS encoding PP2C family protein-serine/threonine phosphatase; the encoded protein is MTLVLRYAARSDRGLVRSNNEDSVYAGARLLALADGMGGHAAGEVASQLMIAALAHLDDDEPGEDLLGKLEAATREGNDSIADHVEEDPELDGMGTTLTAILFSGNKLGLVHIGDSRAYLLRDDSLTQITRDDTFVQSLVDEGRITAEQAHSHPQRSLIMRALTGNEIEPTLTVREARAGDRYLLCSDGLSDVVSDETIENTMRESSQDECADRLIELALRSGGPDNVTVVVADVIDLDYGESNPIVAGAASTDDEEDAPPPNTAAGRAAAMRPPRATPKRVIPQTTEPVAKKRHRIWWAAFAVGLVAVIAIAAYVGQALIRNNYYVGADNERVTVLRGVPGSVLGYSLQEANLLGCVSDTGDLRLMSPNETASGCTILEVDDLRPSAREQVRAGLPSGNLEDARNQMARLALNDLLPVCEPESSDLTPTTPAPTPTPETTPPPAPEAPAQVPPVAGLEIPAPTQEIPAPTQEIPSPPTDSAVPPIVQIPGQNCRTAN